One Sphaeramia orbicularis chromosome 21, fSphaOr1.1, whole genome shotgun sequence DNA window includes the following coding sequences:
- the esd gene encoding S-formylglutathione hydrolase yields MALTQVSSNKCAGGFQKVFEHESSELKCKMKFAVYLPPKAETEKCPVMYWLSGLTCTEQNFITKAGSQLAAAEHGIIIVAPDTSPRGCNIEGEDESWDFGTGAGFYVDATQDPWKTNYRMYSYVTEELPKLINANFPTDPDRMSVSGHSMGGHGALICALKNPGKYKAVSAFAPICNPVQCPWGQKAFTGYLGSDRTTWEAYDATVLAASYSGPQLDILIDQGRDDQFLSASQLLPDNLIAVCSEKKIPVVFRLQPGYDHSYFFIYSFMNDHIKHHAKFLNA; encoded by the exons ATGGCTCTCACACAAGTGTCCTCCAACAAATGTGCCGGTGGTTTCCAGAAAGTATTTGAACATGAAAG CTCAGAGCTGAAGTGTAAGATGAAATTTGCCGTCTACCTGCCTCCAAAAGCTGAGACGGAGAAGTGTCCAGTGATGTACTGGCTGTCTG GGTTGACGTGTACGGAGCAGAACTTCATCACCAAGGCGGGCAGTCAGCTGGCCGCCGCAGAACACGGCATCATCATTGTCGCTCCAGACACGAGTCCAC gTGGCTGTAACATCGAAGGCGAGGACGAGAGCTGGGACTTCGGCACCGGAGCCGGTTTCTACGTGGACGCCACCCAGGACCCCTGGAAGACCAACTACCGCATGTACTCCTACGTGACGGAGGAG CTCCCGAAGCTGATCAACGCTAACTTCCCCACCGACCCGGACAGGATGTCCGTCAGTGGTCACTCCATGGGCGGACACGGAGCGCTCATCTGCGCCCTGAAGAACCCTGGGAAATACaag GCCGTGTCTGCGTTCGCTCCCATCTGTAACCCGGTCCAGTGTCCGTGGGGACAGAAGGCCTTCACTGGATACCTGGGCTCAGACCGGACCACGTGGGAG GCATACGACGCCACGGTCCTGGCGGCGTCGTACTCGGGACCTCAGCTCGACATCCTGATCGACCAGGGCCGAGACGACCAGTTCCTGTCTGCCAGTCAGCTCCTGCCCGACAACCTGATCGCCGTCTGCTCCGAGAAGAAGATCCCAGTGGTGTTCAGGCTGCAGCCG GGCTACGACCACAGCTACTTCTTCATCTACTCCTTCATGAACGACCACATCAAACACCACGCCAAGTTCCTCAACGCCTGA